The following are encoded in a window of Sphaerisporangium siamense genomic DNA:
- a CDS encoding phage major capsid protein, producing MTYTTHGHWIGAGPPIEPSPQLVARCGGPGVCGQCNQEAATAAFHGSNFPASMPVCPTCGQTVMSVVRVTESTSAPERPATEAMIDGARSFDDIRELVRRALRERLRSALGSDVYVWVYISDLTTTAVVYAAGDDDLYQCDYMIDAAGEVTLGDPVKVVRTYAPSPAGAPAAEPDDGAAELVETDRVAARADARVIEAKGSTPDGGRIYRVRMIEAGDSKNGRRYPQAVLAAAAARYEGAKAYDRHRDLAELKSGTIVGLVGAYRSVEAADDGLYADLHLLPSATHAAEALDAALAGQAEGLDPLIGLSHDVYATFKSVTENGVQLQEATAITKVNSVDLVSDPAAGGKASRVVANVDPTETGAEPDEAKEAPVPATKEEILAAFKDATDEELAAVGLAKAATTETTTPTPPAPPKQEEQKAVEVAQPKGSFLGQLLIRSKVEDAGLPASAVEAVAAALPDMVTESAVDAQIATVKSGLAILERASLTPTVTVKVTQEDRDKKVAALDSFFSGNFSEGFNSFRQAFVEITGRQPKSWDEDFSRTMLRESFGGGFDSGFRAEESLDSGSWAQVLGDSITRRMMAMYQLPNLQSWRRVVSSIVPVNDFRTQRIGRIGGYGSLPVVNEGAPYQPLTSPGDEEATYAINKKGGTEDLTLEMIANDDVRKISQIPTKLGRAAAQTLLRFVWGFLSTNATCTYDGTALFHASHGNNITTSVLSQSALTVARRRMREQVAYGDPNEVLDNTPRLLIVPSALEELAWTLVTSAVSVGAATTDAELSRTAPNLHQSMEFLVLSFLTDPSDWFLSADPQAVPTLEIGFYLGRQDPELFTQADATSGSMFNADKMTLKIRHIYSGTILDHRGLYAGYGVA from the coding sequence GTGACGTACACGACGCACGGTCATTGGATCGGCGCTGGCCCGCCCATCGAGCCCAGCCCGCAGCTCGTCGCCCGGTGCGGCGGGCCGGGGGTCTGTGGGCAGTGCAACCAGGAGGCGGCAACCGCCGCGTTCCATGGCAGCAACTTCCCCGCCAGCATGCCGGTGTGCCCGACCTGCGGTCAGACCGTCATGAGCGTCGTCCGGGTCACCGAGTCGACGTCGGCGCCGGAACGACCCGCGACCGAAGCGATGATCGACGGCGCCCGGTCGTTCGACGACATCCGCGAGCTCGTCCGCCGGGCCCTGCGCGAGCGGCTGCGCTCGGCGCTCGGCTCCGACGTCTACGTCTGGGTGTACATCTCCGACCTCACCACGACCGCCGTGGTGTACGCAGCCGGGGATGACGACCTGTACCAGTGCGACTACATGATCGACGCCGCCGGCGAGGTGACGCTCGGCGACCCGGTCAAGGTGGTCCGCACCTACGCTCCCTCGCCCGCCGGCGCGCCCGCCGCCGAGCCGGACGACGGCGCGGCCGAGCTCGTGGAGACCGACCGTGTCGCGGCCCGCGCCGACGCCCGGGTCATCGAGGCCAAGGGCAGCACGCCGGACGGCGGGCGGATTTACCGGGTGCGGATGATCGAGGCGGGCGACTCCAAGAACGGCCGACGCTACCCGCAGGCCGTGCTGGCGGCAGCCGCCGCTCGGTACGAGGGTGCGAAGGCGTACGACCGGCACCGGGACCTGGCCGAGCTCAAGAGCGGCACGATCGTCGGTTTGGTCGGAGCGTACCGGTCCGTCGAGGCGGCCGACGATGGCCTGTACGCCGACCTGCACCTGCTCCCGTCCGCCACGCACGCCGCCGAGGCCCTTGATGCCGCGCTCGCCGGTCAGGCCGAGGGCCTGGACCCGCTCATCGGTCTCAGCCACGACGTCTACGCGACGTTCAAATCGGTCACCGAGAACGGCGTGCAGCTGCAGGAAGCCACCGCCATCACGAAGGTCAACTCGGTCGACCTGGTCTCGGACCCGGCGGCCGGAGGCAAGGCGTCGCGGGTCGTCGCGAACGTCGACCCCACCGAAACGGGCGCGGAGCCCGACGAAGCAAAGGAGGCACCCGTGCCCGCAACCAAGGAGGAAATCCTCGCCGCGTTCAAGGACGCGACCGACGAGGAGCTCGCGGCGGTCGGCCTGGCCAAGGCCGCCACCACCGAGACCACCACGCCCACGCCGCCCGCGCCGCCCAAGCAGGAGGAGCAGAAGGCCGTCGAGGTCGCCCAGCCCAAGGGCAGCTTCCTCGGGCAGCTACTCATCCGGTCCAAGGTCGAGGACGCCGGCCTGCCCGCCTCGGCGGTCGAGGCGGTCGCCGCGGCCCTGCCCGACATGGTGACCGAGAGCGCGGTGGACGCGCAGATCGCCACGGTGAAGTCGGGCCTGGCGATCCTGGAGCGCGCCTCCCTCACCCCGACGGTGACGGTGAAGGTGACACAGGAGGACCGCGACAAGAAGGTCGCGGCGCTGGACTCGTTCTTCTCGGGGAACTTCTCCGAGGGCTTCAACAGCTTCCGGCAGGCGTTCGTCGAAATCACCGGCCGCCAGCCGAAGAGCTGGGACGAGGACTTCTCGCGCACGATGCTCCGCGAGTCCTTCGGCGGCGGCTTCGACTCGGGATTCCGGGCCGAGGAGTCGCTCGACTCCGGCTCGTGGGCGCAGGTGCTCGGCGACTCGATCACCCGGCGCATGATGGCGATGTACCAGCTGCCGAACCTGCAGTCCTGGCGGCGGGTCGTCTCCAGCATCGTGCCGGTGAACGACTTCCGCACCCAGCGGATCGGCCGGATCGGCGGCTACGGATCCCTGCCGGTCGTCAACGAAGGCGCGCCGTACCAGCCCCTCACCTCTCCCGGGGACGAGGAGGCCACCTACGCGATCAACAAGAAGGGTGGCACGGAGGATCTGACCCTGGAGATGATCGCCAACGACGACGTGCGGAAGATCTCCCAGATCCCCACCAAGCTCGGCCGGGCGGCGGCGCAGACCCTGCTCCGGTTCGTCTGGGGCTTCCTGTCCACCAACGCGACCTGCACCTACGACGGCACCGCGCTGTTCCACGCCAGCCACGGCAACAACATCACCACCTCGGTGCTGTCGCAGTCCGCGCTCACCGTCGCCCGCAGGCGGATGCGCGAGCAGGTCGCCTACGGCGACCCCAACGAGGTCCTCGACAACACTCCGCGCCTGCTCATCGTCCCCTCCGCGCTGGAGGAGCTCGCCTGGACGCTGGTGACCTCCGCGGTGTCGGTCGGCGCCGCCACCACCGACGCCGAGCTGTCGCGCACGGCGCCGAACCTGCACCAGAGCATGGAGTTTCTCGTGCTGTCGTTCCTGACCGACCCCTCGGACTGGTTCCTGTCGGCCGACCCGCAGGCCGTGCCGACCTTGGAGATCGGCTTCTACCTCGGCCGCCAGGACCCGGAGCTGTTCACGCAGGCCGACGCCACCTCAGGGTCGATGTTCAACGCCGACAAGATGACGCTGAAGATCCGCCACATCTACTCCGGCACGATCCTGGACCACCGCGGCCTGTACGCCGGCTACGGCGTCGCCTGA
- a CDS encoding phage terminase small subunit P27 family has translation MMAAPKPKPPALKLIEGRAPGRDSGGRSVKPSPGFVRLPPDAPDWLPEEARAEWERVVPELARLQLTKPVDRAALTAYVLTWDRLVRAQKEMLADGGSVLGRNSQGRVRHPAVAVIEAASKELRSWCAEFGFTPSAENRLSTPEADDGEEDNPFA, from the coding sequence ATGATGGCCGCTCCCAAGCCCAAGCCGCCGGCGCTGAAGCTGATCGAGGGCCGCGCGCCGGGCCGGGACTCGGGCGGCCGGTCGGTGAAGCCGTCGCCGGGGTTCGTGCGCCTGCCTCCGGATGCGCCGGACTGGTTGCCTGAGGAGGCGCGAGCGGAGTGGGAGCGGGTGGTGCCGGAGCTCGCGCGGCTCCAGCTCACCAAGCCGGTGGACCGGGCCGCGCTCACGGCGTACGTGCTGACGTGGGACCGGCTGGTGCGCGCGCAGAAGGAGATGCTCGCCGACGGCGGGTCGGTGCTCGGCAGGAACAGCCAGGGCCGGGTGCGGCATCCGGCGGTCGCGGTGATCGAGGCCGCGTCGAAGGAACTCAGGAGCTGGTGCGCCGAGTTCGGGTTCACGCCGTCCGCTGAGAACCGCCTGAGCACCCCGGAGGCGGACGATGGCGAGGAAGACAACCCGTTCGCCTGA
- a CDS encoding terminase large subunit: protein MARKTTRSPEVQLPPQEELKRLKLSPEVAHYLITRGIPLPTCPPLFKTPEPGELLATARFDGERVDKVIAAFRRLRHTQGQWAGRPLNPDPWQVAYILAPVFGWVKRNRARRWVRVVRVLYVEVPRKNGKTTTCGGIAIYLTAADGEQGAQVVAAATTADQANFVFAPIKQIAERSPALKPYVKALAKKIIHKATGSYFAVVSSAADAQHGANIHGAVVDELHLHKSPELVEAIETGTGSREQPLVAKITTADDGKPNTIYARTRKRIEELARRVIKHPATYGVVFAAAESEEHLRELGLDPFGTEAMRRANPGFGISPTQEYLETKASEARQDPAALATYLRLHLGIRTKQVTKYIALSDWDTSAGLVDEAALAGRRAHGGLDLSNVEDITALCWVFPEAGGDSYQVVWRFWLPEDQLKVLNKRTAGSAEVWAREGWLKLTPGNVIDNDAIVKQIDEDAQKFRVVTVGYDRWGATDVVRRLGDGGLTCVPISQGIASMNEPLKSTLRLVKGGRLLHGGNPVMRWMVDNLAVVSDSSGNVKPDKANSGDKIDGVSALMNALKEAMAVQEAEKAPPATAPAPPPGDDRNLWRPSERLTI from the coding sequence ATGGCGAGGAAGACAACCCGTTCGCCTGAGGTCCAGCTTCCGCCGCAGGAGGAGCTGAAGCGGCTCAAGCTGTCGCCCGAGGTCGCGCACTACCTGATCACGAGGGGCATCCCGCTCCCGACCTGCCCTCCGCTGTTCAAGACACCCGAGCCCGGCGAGCTACTGGCCACGGCGCGGTTCGACGGCGAGCGCGTCGACAAGGTGATCGCCGCGTTCCGCCGGTTGCGGCACACCCAGGGCCAGTGGGCGGGCCGGCCGCTGAATCCGGATCCCTGGCAGGTGGCCTACATCCTGGCGCCGGTTTTCGGGTGGGTGAAGCGGAATCGGGCCCGGCGGTGGGTGCGGGTCGTCCGGGTGCTGTACGTCGAGGTGCCCCGCAAGAACGGGAAGACGACGACGTGCGGCGGGATCGCGATCTATCTGACGGCGGCCGATGGCGAGCAGGGTGCCCAGGTGGTCGCGGCGGCGACGACGGCGGATCAGGCGAACTTCGTGTTCGCCCCGATCAAGCAGATCGCGGAGCGGTCGCCGGCGCTGAAGCCATACGTGAAGGCCCTCGCCAAGAAGATCATTCATAAGGCGACTGGGTCGTACTTCGCCGTGGTGTCTTCGGCGGCCGATGCCCAGCACGGCGCGAACATCCACGGCGCGGTGGTCGACGAGCTCCACCTGCACAAGTCGCCGGAGCTGGTCGAGGCGATCGAGACGGGCACCGGCTCACGTGAGCAGCCGCTCGTCGCGAAGATCACCACGGCGGACGACGGCAAGCCGAACACCATCTACGCGCGGACGCGCAAGCGCATCGAGGAGCTCGCGCGGCGCGTCATCAAGCATCCGGCCACCTACGGCGTGGTGTTCGCCGCGGCCGAGTCCGAGGAGCATCTGCGCGAGCTCGGACTGGACCCGTTCGGCACCGAGGCGATGCGGCGGGCCAACCCCGGGTTCGGGATCTCGCCGACCCAGGAGTACCTGGAGACCAAGGCGAGCGAGGCTCGCCAGGACCCGGCGGCGCTCGCGACGTACCTGCGGCTGCATCTGGGGATCCGGACCAAGCAGGTCACCAAGTACATCGCTCTGTCGGACTGGGACACCTCGGCGGGACTGGTCGATGAGGCGGCCCTGGCCGGCCGGAGGGCGCACGGCGGCCTGGACCTCAGCAATGTCGAGGACATCACGGCCTTGTGCTGGGTCTTCCCGGAGGCGGGCGGGGACTCCTACCAGGTGGTGTGGCGGTTCTGGCTTCCCGAGGACCAGTTGAAGGTCTTGAACAAGCGAACCGCCGGCTCGGCTGAGGTCTGGGCCCGTGAGGGCTGGTTGAAGCTGACCCCGGGCAACGTGATCGACAATGACGCGATCGTCAAGCAGATCGACGAGGACGCCCAGAAGTTCCGGGTCGTGACGGTGGGCTATGACCGGTGGGGCGCCACCGATGTGGTGCGCCGGCTCGGGGACGGCGGCTTGACGTGCGTGCCCATCTCACAGGGCATCGCGTCCATGAACGAGCCGCTGAAGAGCACGCTGCGCCTGGTCAAGGGCGGCCGGTTGCTACACGGCGGGAACCCGGTCATGCGGTGGATGGTCGACAACCTCGCCGTGGTCAGCGACTCCTCGGGGAACGTGAAGCCGGACAAGGCCAACAGCGGAGACAAGATCGACGGCGTCTCGGCCCTGATGAACGCGCTGAAGGAAGCCATGGCCGTACAGGAGGCCGAGAAGGCGCCGCCGGCGACCGCGCCGGCCCCGCCGCCGGGCGATGACCGCAACCTGTGGAGGCCGTCGGAGCGGCTGACCATCTGA